ttagttgattttaaaagtcaagttagaaggattaacttttatttgcgaacaagtttagaattaactaaactatgttctagtgattacaagtttaaaccttcgaataagatagctttatatgtatgaatcgaatgatgttatgaacatcattactacctcaagttccttggataaacctactggaaatgagaaaaatatatctagcttcaaaggatccttggatggcttgaaagttcttgaagcagaatcatgacacgaaaacaatttcaagtaagatttccactcgaaataagattgttatagttatagaaattgaattaaagtttgaatatgattattatcttgtattagaaagataacctactgtaagtaacaaaggtttatgattacttggaatggatttggaaaacttggaagtaaacttgcaatcttggaagtattcttgattttatgaaactagaacttttggaatttatgaagaacacttagaacttgaagattgaacttgagagagatcaattagatgaagaaaattgaagaatgaaagtatttgtaggtgtttttggtcgttggtgtatggattagatataaaggatatgtaattttgttttcatgtaaataagtcatgaatgattactcatatttttgtaattttatgaaatatttcatgctagttgccaaatgatggttcccacatatgttaggtgacttgcatgggctgctaagatctgatcattggagtgtatataccaatagtacatacatctaaaagctgtgtattgtatgagtacgaatacgggtgcatacgagtagaattgttgatgaaactgaacgaggatgtaattgtaagcatttttgttaagtagaagtattttgataagtgtcttgatgtctttcaaaagtttataaatacatattaaaacactacatgtatatacattttaactgagtcgttaagtcatcgttagtcgttacatgtaaatgttgttttgaaacctttaggctaacgatcttgttgaatgttgttaacccattgtttattataacaaatgagatgttcaattgttatattatcatgatattatgatatataatatatcttagtatgatatatatagagttaaatgtcgttacaacgataatcgttacatatatgtctcgtttcgaaatcattaagttagtagtcttatttttacatatgtatttcattgttaatacacttaataatatatttacttatcatttatcataattaaccaagtgtatcaatatcttaatatgattcatatgtacctaataagacgttgttataacgataatcgttatatatatcgttttcgagtttcttaaattaatagtctcatttttatgtatataactcattgttaaaatacctaatgagatacatacctataataaaatcatgttaactatatatataaccatatatatgtcatcgtatagtttttacaatttttaacgttcgtgaatcaccggtcaacttgggtggtcaattgtctatatgaaacctatttcaattaatcaagtcttaacaagtttgattgcttaacatgttggaaacacttaatcatgtaaataaaaatttcatttaatatatatataaacatggaatagttcgggtcactacaatcctttcacaaacgcgtcgatcttctcttcctcatcttcgaacgctcccggacacaataggcacaattctgtgaatcgtctttcgtacgtggtaatatcaaatccttgggttcgtaaccctctaagttctgtgttgagcttattgacctcggttctgggacggtacttctcgttcatcaagtgcttgaatgctgaccacggtagtgcgtacgcatcatcttgtcccacttgctctagataggtattccaccttgttaacgcagaacctgtgaaggtatgcatagtgtacttcactttgtcctcttcagtacacttacttatggcaaacaccgattcgaccttctcggtccaccgtttcaatccaatcggtccttcggttccatcaaattccaaaggtttgcaggcagtgaattctttgtaggtgcatcctacacgatttcctgtactgctagatccaaggttattgttggtatgtagcgcagcctgtactgcagctatgtttgaagctagaaaagtacggaattcctcttcattcatattcacggtgtgtcgagtagtcggtgccatttctttcaaaatagtcaaatggaacaagttaatcatacagaatattaagagtagttaatagtatttcgtagcataatatgaactcatttataaaagctttttcttcatattagcgttttataagtttaaattcgggtagtacctacccgttaagttcatacttagtagctaatatacaattcaactactacaattctatatgaaaaactgattataataatatttcgcgttcaaacttttatacaatattttacaaacttacaataccgcttattctacataaagcatgaaatatagcacacaataactttgatacaagatagttgtgaagataattctagctagtacacaagtcgttcagcaaaggcaataaagacacgtaattcatacgtccagaaataagtcatgcattctggttttactaggactacttcccatccttggtcttgtggaacataaccgttatggccgttgataagacaacatgttgtaacgtcgtcaaagggacgagggttacgtaatgaccaacagtctcgtaataacctaaaaacctcatttcttaccccaattaccgactccgtcacttgtgggaacattttgtttaatagttgtagcccgatgttctttttctcactttggtgagaagcgaacattactaacccgtaagcatagcatgcttctttatgttgcatgttagccgctttttctaaatcatgaagtcctatattcggatacattgagtcaaaataatttcttaacccgttgcgtaaaatagcatttgggttccccgcaatatatgcgtcaaagtaaacacatcgtaacttatgggtttcccaatgtgatatcccccatctttcaaacaaaagtctcttataaaccaagacattcttggaacgttcttcgaatgtcttacaaactgattttgccgtaaatagttgtgccgaagaattctgaccgactctagacaagatttcatcaatcatgtctccgggtaggtctcttaaaatattgggttgtctatccattttgtgtttttatactgtaaaatagacaagagttagattcataaaaaaaatacttattaatacaagcaatttttacatatatcataaagcataagcacactatattacatatattacaccacacgaatacaactatcttattccgactcgctcgtttcttcttcttcggttttggttcgttttgccaagtttctagggatatatgatgttcccctaatacgagctgtcgttttccacaacggtttagaaaaaccaggtggtttagaggttcccgggtcattgttacaacttaagggcttcgggggttgacgatacatataaagttcatcggggttggaattagatttctctatttttatgccctttcccttattattttcttttgtctttttaaattcagttggggtaatttctataacatcatcggaattctcgtcggaatccgattcatcggagaattggtaatcctcccaatattttgcttccttggcggaaacaccattgaccataattaactttggttggttggttgaggattttcttttacttaaccgttttattatttcccccaccggctctatttcctcctccggttcctcctcttccggttctgattctttttccggttctgattcttcttccggttcttcttcgggaacttgtgaatcagtccaatatatattcgactcttcgttattattaggtgagtcaatgggatttgtgctagaggtagacatctatcacacaatatcaaacatgttaagagattaatatatcacataatatatacatgttaataatatatagtttccaacaaaaatgttaagcaatcatttttaaagaaaacacggtcgaagtccagactcactaatgcatcctaacaaactcaataagacacactaatgcaaatttctggttctctaagaccaacgctcggataccaactgaaatgtcccgttcttattgattaaaaacgttccatattaattgatttcgttgcgaggttttgacctctatatgagacgtttttcaaagactgcattcatttttaaaacaaaccataacctttatttcataaataaaggtttaaaaagctttacgtagattatcaaataatgataatctaaaatatcctgtttacacacgaccattacataatggtttacaatacaaatatgttacatcgaaatcagtttcttgaatacagtttttacacaatatcatacaaacatggactccaaatcttgtccttattttagtatgcaacagcggaagctcttagtattcacctgagaataaacatgctttaaacgtcaacaaaaatgttggtgagttataggtttaacctatatatatcaaatcgtaacaatagaccacaagatttcatatttcaatacacatcccatacatagagataaaaatcattcatatggtgaacacctggtaaccgacattaacaagatgcatatataagaatatccccatcattccgggacacccttcggatatgatataaatttcgaagtactaaagcatccggtactttggatggggtttgttaggcccaatagatctatctttagaattcgcgtcaattagggtgtctgttccctaattcttagattaccagacttaataaaaaggggcatattcgatttcgataattcaaccatagaatgtagtttcacgtacttttgtctattttgtaaatcatttataaaacctgcatgtattctcatcccaaaaatattagattttaaaagtgggactataactcaccttcacagatttttacttcgtcgggaagtaagacttggccactggttgattcacgaacctataacaatatatacatatatatcaaagtatgttcaaaatatatttacaacacttttaatatattttgatgttttaagtttattacgtcagctgtcctcgttagtaacctacaactagttgtccacagttagatgtacataaataaatcgataaatattatcttgaatcaatccacgacccagtgtatacgtatctcagtattgatcacaactaaactatatattttttggaatcaacctcaaccctgtatagctaactccaacattcacatatagagtgtctatggttgttccgaaatatatatagatgtgtcgacatgataggtcgaaacattgtatacgtgtctatggtatctcaagattacataatatacaatacaagttgattaagttatggttggaatagatttgttaccaattttcacgtagctaaaatgagaaattatccaatcttgttttacccataacttcttcattttaaatccgttttgagtgaatcaaattgctatggtttcatattgaactctattttatgaatctaaacagaaaaattatagatttatagtcggaaaaataagttacaagtcgtttttgtaaacgtagtcatttcagtcgaaagaacgacgtctagatgaccattttagaaaacatacttccactttgagtttaaccataatttttggatatagtttcatgttcataataaaaatcattttcccagaataacaacttttaaatcaaagtttatcatagtttttaataaactaacccaaaacagcccgcagtgttactacgacggcgtaaatccggttttacggtgtttttcgtgtttccaggttttaaatcattaagttagcatatcatatagatatagaacatgtgtttagttgattttaaaagtcaagttagaaggattaacatttatttgcgaacaagtttagaattaactaaactatgttctagtgattacaagtttaaaccttcgaataagatagctttatatgtatgaatcgaatgatgttatgaacatcattactacctcaagttccttggataaacctactggaaatgagacaaatagatctagcttcaaaggatccttagatggcttgaaagttcttgaagcagaatcatgacacgaaaacaatttcaagtaagatttccactcgaaataagattgttatagttatagaaattgaattaaagtttgaatatgattattaccttgtattagaaatataacctactataagtaacaaaggtttcttgatcttggatgattacttggaatggatttagaaaatttggaagtaaacttgcaatcttggaagtattcttgattttatgaaactagaacttttggaatttatgaagaacacttagaacttgaagatagaacttgagagagatcaattagatgaaaaaaattgaagaatgaaagtgtttgtaggtgtttttggtcgttggtgtatggattagatataaaggatatgtaattttgttttcatgtaaataagtcatgaatgattactcatatttttgtaattttatgagatatttcatgctagttgccaaatgaaggttcccacatgtgttaggtggctcacatgggctactaagagctgatcattggagtgtatatactaatagtacatacatctaaaagctgtgtattgtacgagtacgaatacgagtgcatacgagtagaattgttgatgaaactaaacgaggatgtaattgtaagaatttttgttaagtagaagtattttgataagtgtctttaagtctttcaaaagtgtatgaatacgtattaaaacactacatgtatatacattttaactgagtcgttaagtcatcgttagtcgttacatgtaaacgttgttttgaaacctttaggttaacgatcttgttgaatgttgttaacccattgtttattataacaaatgagatgttaaattgttatattatcatgatattatgatatataatatatcttagtatgatatatatacagttaaatgtcgttacaacgataatcgttacatatatgtctcgtttcgaaatcattaagttagtagtcttatttttacatatgtatttcattgttaatacacttaataatatatttacttatcttttaacataattaaccaagtgtatcaatatcttaatatgattcatatgtacctagtaagacgttgttataacgataatcgttatatatatcgttttcgagtttcttaaattaatagtctcatttttatgtatataactcattgttaaaatacctaatgagatacatatttataataaaatcatgttaactatatatataaccatatatatgtcatcgtatagtttttacaagttttaacgttcgtgaatcaccggtcaacttgggtggtcaattgtctatatgaaacctatttcaattaatcaggtcttaacaagtttgattgcttaacatgttggaaacacttaatcatgtaaataacaatttcatttaatatatatatataaacatggaaaagtttgggtcactacataacaGTGGCTCAATGTTTCTTGGATAACGTCTACAAACTACATGGTCTGCCAAAGTCGATTGTGAGTGATCGTgataaagtttttacaagtttatTTTGGCAGGAGCTCTTTAAACTACTAAAGGTGAGTATCAAGCTCTCTACTGCCTACCACCCTCAAACGGATGGGCAAACATAAGTTGTTAATCGAAGTTTGGGTTGTTATCTATGCTGTATGACACATGACAGACCCAAAGATTGGGTGAAGTGGTTACCTTTGGCGGAATTTTCGTATAACACGAATTACCATACATCAATCAATGCCACTCCCTTTGAAATAGTGTACGGCCAACCTGCTCCTGCTCCAATTACTTATACTTCAGGTGATAGCCGTGTGGAGGCAATTGATCGATCACTTTCGGCCCGTGAACAAGTCCTTCATACTTTGAAATTTCATCTGAAACGCACTCAGGATCGAATGAAGAATCAAGTTGACAAACAGCGCACTGACCGAACGTTTAATGTGAATGATTGGGTGTATGTCAAGCTCCAACCTCATCGATAGGTTACCTTGCGTACTCATAAGTACTCGAAGCTATCTCCAAAATATTACGGTCCCTTTATGATCCTTGCTCGCATTGGTCTGGTGGCATATAAATTGCAATTACCAGATTCAGCTCAAATTCATGATGTATTCCATGTTTCTCAACTCAAGTTGTATAAAGGACCATCGTCATTGACCATGGGCAGTTTACCTAAATTTGACGATGCATGGCTAATTGCTAATTACCCGGTGAAAATTTTGGATCGGAAGCTTCTTAAACGCCACAATCGATCGGTGGTGTTTGTTTTAGTGCAGTGGGCACATGGTACTAGTGATGATGCTACATGGGAATCAGCAGAGGAATTGATGTTACGTTTTCCTCAATTTGATGTTTACCCTACCCATTCGTGAGGTCACGAACATTTTGAAGGGGTGGGTATTGACACGTGCTTCTCAGGTGACTTATTACATGTGCAAATCACGTGGACTTTTTAAAGGAATCGCGTGTGCAACTCACGTGACCAACATCTTCCCCAAATCACTGGAACTCGTTAATTCGTTTGTAGCAGTTAGATGTCGTAACTGAATCGAGTGATAAGTAGTCAATTAGAAATTGTAATCATTCATTCTGTTGTAACTCACGTTTCCCCAATTTTTGTAAACATTCAATTGTAATAAAACTACCGATTAACTCCAGTACATTTCTTGCAATTGTGTACTCCGATTAACCGGAAACTTAACTCCAGCTTCTTAGCTCCGGTTAAGCATATCAATATTGGCATACTATGATTGGAGTTTTAATATGTAGATGTAGTTGGTTTGGGTTAATTTTGTTGTGTCGACCATTAATATAAAAAATGGTACATGAGTCTCGAAGGTTGCGGACGTCTTGTCTCACTCGAGGGTTTTACCACACGCGATGCATGTATAGATTCGCCGTGGGGCAGTTGGACTGTAATGTTCATCCCAAAAAATGAGGCGGGTAGATTTCTAAAGATTATGATGAATTATTATCAATAACTTTATTTGTGTTACTCCATTTCAGAAGATaattagtaaaaataaaataatagtaatagtacAAGTAAAGGCAGAAAAGAGAGTATGAATTGAGATGAGGAGCGGATGCTTAAAAATGCGGTGTACATGTAGCTATGACTAGGGTTTTTTTTCTAAACGGGCTGGTCCAAAGGCCCATTTTTACCTAACTGCCATTTTTtcgatataaataaataaataaatacagtaaTCTTTTTGATAAAGACAATG
This window of the Rutidosis leptorrhynchoides isolate AG116_Rl617_1_P2 chromosome 7, CSIRO_AGI_Rlap_v1, whole genome shotgun sequence genome carries:
- the LOC139859306 gene encoding uncharacterized protein, with product MILARIGLVAYKLQLPDSAQIHDVFHVSQLKLYKGPSSLTMGSLPKFDDAWLIANYPVKILDRKLLKRHNRSVVFVLVQWAHGTSDDATWESAEELMLRFPQFDVYPTHS